Proteins found in one Drosophila innubila isolate TH190305 chromosome X, UK_Dinn_1.0, whole genome shotgun sequence genomic segment:
- the LOC117793354 gene encoding uncharacterized protein LOC117793354, translating to MVHVQLDFSAIPKLKSRENYVLWRMVLRNYLEANDLWLHGQPKNTPHARFIILTTVESFLVLPEFDHYTASEILIYFTSAFD from the exons ATGGTACACGTACAACTGGACTTTTCGGCGATACCAAAGCTAAAAAGTCGTGAAAATTACGTGCTCTGGCGAATGGTTCTGCGCAATTATTTAGAAGCTAACGATCTTTGGCTTCACGGCCAACCAAAAAAT ACTCCCCACGCCCGCTTCATAATTTTGACAACAGTGGAGAGTTTTCTGGTGTTACCAGAGTTTGATCACTACACCGCCTCagaaatacttatttattttactagtGCTTTCGATTGA
- the LOC117793351 gene encoding trypsin alpha-3, translated as MQSVFYLCIWLFIWAKTFALESNDADRQKKQTLESRIINGTLARMNETKHLVSIRLRKHDRNFGSGHICGGSLIAPNKVLTAAHCLYNSGKKRYRKPSEFVVVMGTLNRYERHNGTIVSEVSSIAYMNSFSPDSMRDDIGVMFLSQGLSKNQSHPTVSPIELATQPTDVGATCLVAGWGRTEQDSLSNVLLMANVSTIRRQTCGSIYGNGMLPGMLCAGRLQGGTDSCQGDSGGPLVHEGRVIGVVSWGYGCAEPGLPGVYADVQYYRQWILERNASSRLWTWLWLWLWLGLCCCCRIY; from the exons TCGCATTGGAATCGAACGACGCCGACAGACAGAAGAAACAAACGCTGGAATCACGTATCATCAATGGAACTCTGGCGCGGATGAATGAGACAAAGCATCTCGTCTCGATTCGATTGAGAAAGCACGACAGAAACTTCGGCAGTGGACACATCTGTGGAGGATCTCTGATTGCACCCAACAAGGTCTTGACTGCCGCCCACTGTCTGTACAA CTCGGGAAAAAAGCGCTATCGCAAGCCGAGTGAGTTTGTGGTGGTGATGGGAACCCTAAACCGCTACGAGCGCCACAATGGCACCATCGTCTCCGAGGTGAGCTCAATAGCGTATATGAACAGCTTCAGTCCGGACAGCATGCGTGACGACATCGGCGTCATGTTCCTAAGCCAGGGCCTGTCTAAAAATCAAAGTCATCCCACCGTCTCGCCCATTGAACTTGCCACACAGCCAACGGACGTGGGTGCCACGTGCCTCGTCGCCGGCTGGGGACGCACCGAACAG GACTCGCTCTCGAATGTATTGCTGATGGCAAATGTGAGCACAATCCGGAGACAGACCTGTGGCAGCATCTACGGCAATGGCATGCTACCAGGGATGCTGTGCGCCGGACGCCTTCAGGGCGGCACCGACTCCTGCCAGGGCGACTCGGGCGGACCTTTGGTGCACGAGGGCCGTGTCATTGGTGTCGTCTCCTGGGGATACGGCTGTGCGGAGCCGGGATTGCCCGGCGTCTATGCGGATGTTCAGTACTACCGCCAATGGATTCTGGAGCGGAATGCCAGCTCCAGATTGTGGACGtggctctggctctggctctggctaggattatgctgctgttgtcggaTATATTAA